From a region of the Thermus caldilimi genome:
- the infC gene encoding translation initiation factor IF-3, whose protein sequence is MKEYLVNERIRARQVRVIGADGQQLGIMDTREALRLAQEQDLDLVLVGPTADPPVARIMDYSKWRYEQQVAEKEARKKAKRTEVKSIKFRVKIDDHDYQTKLNHIKRFLAEGHKVKVTIMFRGREMSHPELGERLLERVAEDLKGLAVVEMKPELLGRDMNMLLAPAKVSA, encoded by the coding sequence ATAAAGGAGTATCTGGTTAACGAACGCATTCGCGCACGGCAGGTGCGGGTCATCGGGGCCGATGGGCAGCAGCTGGGCATTATGGACACCCGGGAGGCCTTGCGCCTGGCCCAGGAGCAGGACCTGGATCTCGTGCTGGTGGGTCCCACCGCCGATCCGCCCGTGGCCCGCATCATGGACTACTCCAAGTGGCGCTACGAGCAGCAGGTGGCGGAGAAGGAGGCCCGCAAGAAGGCCAAGCGCACCGAGGTGAAGTCCATCAAGTTCCGGGTCAAGATCGACGACCACGACTATCAGACCAAGCTGAACCATATCAAGCGCTTTTTGGCCGAAGGCCACAAGGTCAAGGTCACCATCATGTTCCGGGGAAGGGAGATGTCCCATCCCGAGCTAGGGGAGAGGCTTCTCGAGCGGGTGGCCGAGGACCTGAAGGGCCTGGCCGTGGTGGAGATGAAGCCCGAACTCTTGGGCCGGGATATGAACATGCTCCTGGCCCCGGCCAAGGTATCCGCCTAG
- a CDS encoding TlyA family RNA methyltransferase → MRLDRYLVERGLAESREKAQRLIQSGQVKVAGQVVTKPAHRVPEGAQVEVLSPERYVSRGAYKLLGALEAFSLEVKDQVAADLGASTGGFTQVLLERGARRVYAVDVGRNQLHPRLREDSRVVSLEEQDARDLLLPEPVDLVVMDVSFISSTLLLPKVKELLKPGGEALVLVKPQFELGPGAHKGVVREEGLRQKALARVREQAQELGYQALGERESPLPGKEGNREFWLWLKVP, encoded by the coding sequence GTGAGGCTGGACCGCTACCTGGTGGAAAGGGGCCTAGCGGAAAGCCGGGAGAAGGCCCAGAGGCTTATCCAATCCGGCCAGGTCAAGGTGGCCGGGCAGGTGGTGACCAAGCCCGCCCACAGGGTGCCGGAAGGAGCCCAGGTGGAGGTCCTCTCCCCGGAAAGGTACGTGAGCCGGGGGGCCTACAAGCTCCTGGGTGCCCTCGAGGCCTTCTCCCTGGAGGTGAAGGACCAGGTGGCCGCGGACCTTGGGGCCAGCACCGGCGGGTTCACCCAGGTGCTCCTGGAAAGGGGCGCCCGGCGGGTCTATGCGGTGGACGTGGGCAGGAATCAGCTCCATCCCCGCCTAAGGGAGGACTCCCGGGTGGTGAGCCTCGAGGAGCAGGACGCCAGGGACCTCCTTCTTCCCGAGCCCGTGGACCTGGTGGTGATGGACGTGTCCTTCATCTCCTCCACCCTGCTTCTGCCCAAGGTAAAGGAGCTCCTTAAGCCGGGAGGCGAGGCCCTCGTCCTGGTGAAGCCTCAGTTTGAACTGGGCCCGGGAGCGCACAAGGGAGTGGTGCGGGAGGAAGGCCTCCGGCAAAAGGCCCTGGCCCGGGTACGGGAGCAGGCCCAGGAACTGGGCTATCAGGCGCTGGGGGAAAGGGAAAGCCCCTTGCCGGGTAAGGAAGGAAACCGGGAGTTCTGGCTCTGGCTTAAGGTCCCTTAA
- the rpmI gene encoding 50S ribosomal protein L35 has protein sequence MPKMKTHKGAKKRVKVTASGKVMAMKTGKRHLNWHKSGKVIRQKGRRFALAQAEAERVKLLLPYE, from the coding sequence ATGCCGAAGATGAAGACCCACAAGGGCGCCAAGAAGCGGGTGAAGGTGACCGCTTCGGGCAAGGTGATGGCCATGAAGACGGGAAAGCGGCACCTCAACTGGCACAAGTCCGGGAAGGTCATCCGCCAGAAGGGGCGGAGGTTCGCCCTGGCCCAGGCGGAGGCGGAGCGGGTAAAGCTCCTTCTGCCCTACGAGTGA
- the fumC gene encoding class II fumarate hydratase — translation MEYRIERDTMGEVKVPADRYWGAQTQRSLEHFKIGAFRFRMPLEVIRAYGMLKKAAARANLELGELPEEIARAIIQAAEEVIQGKLDDHFPLVVFQTGSGTQTNMNVNEVIANRASELLGKPLGSKYVHPNDHVNRGQSSNDTFPTAMYVAVALALHQRFYPATEALIATFEEKAKAFDGIVKVGRTHLMDAVPITLGQEVGSWAAQLKNTLAMVKEAEKGLYNLAIGGTAVGTGLNAHPHFGELVAQYLAEETGLPFRVAENRFAALAAHDELVHLMGALRTLAGALMKIGNDIRWLASGPYGGIGEIFIPANEPGSSIMPGKVNPTQVEALTMVVVRVFGNDHTVAFAGSQGNFQLNVYKPVMVDAALESIKLLADAMESFNENLAKGIEPNLERIEEHLQKNPMLATALNKAIGYDKAAEIVKKAIKEKKTLKQAALELGYLTEEEFDRIVVPVRLAKPHEA, via the coding sequence ATGGAATACCGGATTGAGCGGGACACCATGGGCGAGGTCAAGGTACCAGCGGACCGCTACTGGGGTGCCCAGACCCAGCGCTCCCTCGAGCACTTCAAAATAGGGGCCTTTCGCTTCCGCATGCCCCTGGAGGTGATCCGCGCCTACGGGATGCTGAAGAAAGCGGCGGCCAGAGCCAACTTAGAACTGGGGGAACTTCCCGAGGAAATCGCGAGGGCCATCATCCAGGCGGCGGAGGAGGTCATCCAGGGGAAGCTGGACGACCACTTCCCCCTGGTGGTCTTCCAGACGGGAAGCGGCACCCAGACCAACATGAACGTGAACGAGGTCATCGCCAACCGGGCCTCGGAGCTTCTGGGGAAGCCCCTGGGCTCCAAGTACGTTCACCCCAACGATCACGTGAACCGGGGCCAGAGTTCTAACGACACCTTCCCCACCGCCATGTACGTGGCCGTGGCTTTGGCCCTCCACCAGAGGTTTTACCCGGCAACGGAGGCCCTCATCGCCACCTTTGAGGAAAAGGCCAAGGCCTTTGACGGCATCGTGAAGGTGGGCCGCACCCACCTCATGGACGCGGTGCCCATCACCCTGGGGCAGGAGGTGGGGAGCTGGGCGGCCCAGCTCAAGAACACCCTGGCCATGGTCAAGGAGGCGGAAAAAGGACTTTATAACCTGGCCATTGGGGGCACGGCGGTGGGCACGGGCCTGAACGCCCATCCCCATTTTGGTGAGCTGGTGGCCCAGTACCTGGCCGAGGAAACGGGCCTCCCCTTCCGGGTGGCGGAAAACCGCTTCGCCGCCTTGGCCGCCCACGACGAGCTGGTGCACCTTATGGGGGCCCTCAGGACCTTGGCCGGGGCCCTCATGAAGATCGGCAACGACATCCGCTGGCTGGCCTCCGGGCCCTACGGGGGCATCGGGGAGATCTTCATCCCTGCCAACGAACCCGGAAGCTCCATCATGCCCGGCAAGGTGAACCCCACCCAGGTGGAGGCCCTCACCATGGTGGTGGTGCGGGTCTTCGGCAACGACCACACGGTGGCCTTCGCCGGAAGCCAGGGGAACTTCCAGCTCAACGTCTACAAGCCGGTGATGGTGGATGCCGCCCTCGAGTCCATCAAACTCCTGGCCGACGCCATGGAGTCCTTCAACGAGAACCTGGCTAAAGGCATCGAGCCCAACCTGGAGCGAATAGAGGAACACCTCCAGAAAAACCCCATGCTGGCCACCGCCTTGAACAAGGCCATCGGCTACGACAAGGCGGCGGAAATTGTGAAGAAGGCTATAAAGGAAAAGAAGACCCTGAAGCAAGCTGCCCTAGAGCTGGGTTACCTCACGGAGGAGGAGTTTGACCGCATCGTAGTTCCCGTGAGGCTGGCCAAACCTCATGAGGCTTGA
- the mqnB gene encoding futalosine hydrolase, with protein MWLLLSPTPLEAPFLQGEPFTFLERKGLRGEGFVWLETGIGKVNAALTLAAWASQNPVEKALLFGIAGAYPGSGLALGEAVLVGEEVEADLGLRGGLEPLGFPALVLQGKTFYNRFPLDPGLTGEMAQALGFKVAVGLTRDLVTESPEEAEALASRWGAQVESMEGAAFARACLALGVRGAELRAISNPAGARDKGAWRVREAVEALEEAVRRILKT; from the coding sequence ATGTGGCTCCTCCTTTCCCCCACGCCCCTCGAGGCCCCCTTCCTCCAGGGGGAGCCCTTTACCTTCCTTGAAAGGAAGGGGCTTAGGGGAGAGGGGTTTGTCTGGCTGGAAACCGGTATCGGCAAGGTGAACGCGGCCCTCACCCTGGCGGCCTGGGCCAGCCAAAACCCGGTGGAGAAAGCCTTGCTTTTTGGCATCGCCGGGGCTTACCCGGGCTCGGGTCTGGCCCTAGGGGAGGCCGTCTTGGTGGGGGAGGAGGTGGAGGCGGACCTGGGGCTTCGCGGGGGGCTTGAGCCCCTGGGGTTCCCCGCTCTGGTCCTCCAGGGAAAGACCTTCTACAACCGCTTTCCCCTTGATCCGGGCCTCACGGGGGAGATGGCCCAGGCCCTGGGCTTTAAGGTGGCGGTGGGCCTCACCCGGGATCTGGTCACGGAAAGCCCGGAGGAGGCGGAGGCCCTGGCCTCCCGTTGGGGGGCCCAGGTGGAGAGCATGGAGGGGGCGGCCTTCGCCCGGGCCTGCCTGGCCCTGGGGGTGCGGGGGGCGGAGCTCAGGGCCATTTCCAACCCCGCCGGGGCGCGGGACAAGGGGGCCTGGCGGGTGCGAGAGGCGGTGGAGGCCTTGGAGGAGGCGGTAAGGCGAATCCTAAAAACATAG
- a CDS encoding glutamine--tRNA ligase/YqeY domain fusion protein yields MGLVPPCFITEIVEKDLREGKYEKLLTRFPPEPNGYLHIGHARSIVLNFGLALDFGGECNLRYDDTNPETEKEEYARAIEEDVRWLGFTPDRVLYASDYFETMYQCALELIREGKAYVDDLSEEEMSELRAQGKPSPYRNRSVEENLELFERMRRGEFPTGSRVLRAKIDPAHPNFKLRDPVLYRIVHAPHYHAGDRWVVYPMYDYAHPLEDFIEGVSHSLCTLEFENNRAIYDWVIENLKGKCGLPLAPRPYQYEFARLDLTHTVLSKRKLIRLVEGGYVWGWDDPRLPTLRALRRRGVRPEAIREFVRRTGISRNEALIEMELFEEVVRDDLNPIAPRVLGVLDPLRVVLTNYQGEEWLEAPYWPRDIPREGTRALPFSPELYIERSDFSLNPPKGWKRFAPGQRVRLRHAYVLELEDAVEEGGEVRLLKARIVPGTLGANPEDGVKPKGVIHWVSARHALPVEFRLYNRLFLTKDPEEGGDFLKNLNPRALEVRRGFIEPSVLQDPKDTRYQLERLGYFWQDPVDSRPEALVMNRIVPLKEGYRA; encoded by the coding sequence ATGGGCCTTGTTCCCCCCTGCTTCATCACCGAGATCGTGGAGAAGGACCTGCGGGAAGGGAAGTACGAGAAGCTCCTTACCCGCTTTCCTCCAGAACCCAACGGCTATTTGCACATCGGCCACGCCCGGAGCATCGTGCTGAACTTCGGCCTGGCCCTGGACTTTGGTGGAGAGTGCAACCTGCGCTACGACGACACCAACCCGGAAACGGAAAAGGAGGAGTACGCCCGGGCCATAGAAGAGGATGTGCGCTGGCTGGGCTTCACCCCCGATCGGGTCCTCTACGCCTCCGACTACTTTGAAACCATGTACCAGTGTGCCCTCGAGCTCATCCGGGAGGGCAAGGCCTACGTGGACGACCTCTCGGAAGAGGAGATGAGCGAGCTCAGAGCCCAGGGAAAGCCAAGCCCCTACCGGAACCGGAGTGTGGAGGAAAACCTGGAACTCTTTGAAAGGATGCGCCGGGGGGAGTTCCCCACGGGAAGCCGGGTTCTAAGGGCCAAGATTGACCCCGCCCACCCCAACTTCAAGCTGCGGGACCCCGTGCTCTACCGCATCGTGCACGCTCCCCACTACCACGCCGGGGACCGGTGGGTGGTCTACCCCATGTACGACTACGCCCATCCCCTGGAGGACTTCATCGAGGGCGTCAGCCACTCCCTTTGCACCCTGGAATTTGAGAACAACCGGGCCATCTACGACTGGGTGATCGAAAACCTCAAGGGGAAGTGCGGCCTGCCCCTCGCCCCCAGGCCCTACCAGTACGAATTCGCCCGCCTGGACCTCACCCACACGGTGCTCTCCAAGCGGAAGCTCATCCGGCTCGTGGAAGGGGGGTACGTGTGGGGTTGGGACGACCCCAGGCTCCCCACCCTAAGGGCCCTACGCCGGCGGGGGGTGCGGCCTGAGGCCATAAGGGAGTTCGTGCGGCGCACGGGGATCTCCAGGAACGAGGCCCTCATCGAGATGGAGCTCTTTGAGGAGGTGGTGCGGGACGACCTGAACCCCATCGCCCCCAGGGTCCTAGGGGTACTGGACCCCCTAAGGGTGGTCCTTACCAACTATCAGGGGGAGGAGTGGCTAGAAGCCCCCTACTGGCCCCGGGATATCCCTAGGGAGGGAACAAGGGCCCTGCCCTTCTCCCCCGAGCTCTACATCGAGCGGTCCGACTTTAGCCTGAATCCGCCCAAGGGCTGGAAGCGCTTCGCCCCGGGGCAAAGGGTGCGCCTACGGCACGCCTACGTGCTGGAGCTGGAGGACGCGGTGGAGGAAGGGGGGGAGGTGCGTCTCCTCAAGGCCCGCATCGTTCCCGGCACCCTGGGGGCCAACCCCGAGGACGGGGTGAAGCCCAAAGGGGTCATCCACTGGGTTTCCGCCCGCCACGCCCTGCCCGTGGAGTTCCGGCTCTACAACCGGCTCTTCCTCACGAAGGACCCGGAAGAGGGCGGGGATTTCCTCAAGAACCTGAACCCAAGGGCCCTCGAGGTCCGGCGGGGTTTCATCGAGCCCAGCGTCCTCCAGGACCCCAAGGACACCCGCTACCAGCTGGAGCGCCTCGGCTACTTCTGGCAAGACCCGGTGGACTCGAGGCCCGAGGCCCTGGTGATGAACCGCATCGTGCCCCTCAAGGAGGGGTACCGGGCCTAA
- a CDS encoding superoxide dismutase encodes MPYPFKLPELGYPYEALEPHIDAKTMEIHHQKHHGGYVANLNAALEKYPYLHGAEVETLLRHLAALPADIQTAVRNNGGGHLNHSLFWELLTPGGAKEPVGELKKAIDEQFGGFQALKEKLTQAAMARFGSGWAWLVKDPFGKLHVISTPNQDNPIMEGFTPIVGIDVWEHAYYLKYQNRRADYLQAIWNVINWDKAEEIYKRG; translated from the coding sequence ATGCCGTATCCGTTTAAGCTACCGGAACTGGGTTACCCGTACGAGGCCCTCGAGCCCCACATCGACGCCAAGACCATGGAGATCCACCACCAGAAGCACCATGGGGGCTACGTGGCTAACCTCAACGCTGCCTTGGAGAAGTACCCCTACCTGCACGGGGCCGAAGTGGAGACCCTGCTCCGTCACCTGGCCGCCCTGCCCGCGGACATCCAGACCGCGGTGCGCAACAACGGGGGCGGGCACCTGAACCACAGCCTCTTCTGGGAACTCCTCACCCCTGGGGGGGCCAAGGAGCCCGTAGGGGAGCTAAAAAAGGCCATCGACGAGCAGTTTGGCGGCTTCCAAGCCCTAAAGGAAAAGCTCACCCAGGCGGCCATGGCCCGCTTCGGCTCCGGCTGGGCCTGGCTGGTCAAGGATCCCTTCGGCAAGCTCCACGTCATCTCCACCCCCAACCAGGACAACCCCATCATGGAGGGGTTCACCCCCATCGTGGGCATCGACGTCTGGGAGCACGCCTACTACCTCAAGTACCAAAACCGCCGGGCCGACTACCTGCAGGCCATTTGGAACGTGATCAACTGGGACAAGGCGGAAGAAATCTACAAGCGGGGCTAA
- the rplT gene encoding 50S ribosomal protein L20 has product MPRAKTGVVRRRKHKKILKLAKGYWGLRSKSVRKARETLFAAGNYAYAHRKRKKRDFRKLWIVRINAACRQHGLNYSSFIHGLKRAGVELDRKVLADLAVREPRAFAELVEKAKAARA; this is encoded by the coding sequence ATGCCGCGCGCCAAAACCGGTGTCGTTCGCCGCAGGAAGCACAAGAAGATCCTTAAGCTGGCCAAGGGCTACTGGGGCCTTCGCTCCAAGAGCGTCCGCAAGGCCCGGGAAACCCTCTTCGCCGCGGGCAACTACGCTTATGCCCACCGCAAGCGCAAGAAGCGGGATTTCCGCAAGCTCTGGATCGTGCGCATTAATGCCGCCTGCCGCCAGCACGGCCTAAACTACTCCAGCTTTATCCACGGCCTGAAGCGGGCGGGGGTGGAGCTGGACCGCAAGGTGCTGGCCGATTTGGCGGTGCGGGAGCCCCGGGCCTTTGCCGAGCTGGTGGAGAAGGCCAAGGCAGCCCGCGCCTAA
- a CDS encoding COG2426 family protein, giving the protein MPPELYVVLVAALPVVELRGAIPLGVALGLSPGEAFLLALLGNLLVAPVALFLLPWAVALLIRVPFLAKLWAALEARVRLKGEEQVQRLGALGLFLFVAVPLPGTGAWSGAVLAVVLGLKRRYALLAISLGVLAAGLIVFLLTGGAVAGLNYLR; this is encoded by the coding sequence ATGCCTCCTGAACTCTACGTGGTCCTGGTGGCCGCCCTGCCGGTGGTGGAGCTGAGGGGAGCCATTCCCCTGGGGGTGGCCCTGGGGCTTTCCCCAGGAGAGGCTTTCCTGCTGGCCCTCTTGGGCAACCTGCTGGTGGCCCCGGTGGCCCTCTTCCTTTTGCCTTGGGCGGTGGCGCTTTTGATCCGGGTGCCCTTCCTGGCCAAACTCTGGGCGGCCCTCGAGGCCCGGGTGCGCCTTAAGGGGGAAGAGCAGGTGCAGCGCCTGGGGGCCCTGGGCCTTTTCCTCTTCGTGGCCGTGCCCTTGCCGGGCACCGGGGCCTGGAGCGGGGCGGTGCTGGCGGTGGTCTTGGGTCTAAAAAGGCGCTACGCCCTCCTGGCCATCTCCCTGGGGGTGCTGGCTGCCGGGCTTATCGTTTTCCTCCTTACGGGTGGGGCGGTGGCCGGGCTAAACTACCTGCGATGA
- a CDS encoding enoyl-CoA hydratase/isomerase family protein, which produces MVQLEKGRIYRVFLNDPERRNPLSPEMVEGLLQALEEAERDPEARVLVLSGRGSAFSAGADLAFLEKVTELGAEENYRHSLSLMRLFHRLYTFPKPTVAAVNGPAVAGGAGLATACDLVVMDQEAKLGYTEVKIGFVAALVSVILVRAVGEKVAKDLLLMGRLMGAEEAKALGLANRVAPPGKALEEALALAEELAKNAPTSLRLSKELLLALPGMGLEDGFRLAALANAWVRETGDLKEGIRAFFEKRPPRF; this is translated from the coding sequence ATGGTTCAGCTGGAGAAAGGTCGGATCTATCGGGTTTTCCTCAACGATCCAGAACGGCGAAACCCCCTTTCCCCCGAGATGGTGGAGGGGCTTTTGCAGGCCCTCGAGGAAGCGGAGAGAGATCCCGAGGCCCGGGTCCTGGTCCTTTCGGGCCGGGGAAGCGCCTTCAGCGCCGGGGCCGACCTGGCCTTCTTGGAAAAGGTGACGGAGCTGGGAGCCGAGGAGAACTACCGCCACTCCCTTTCCCTCATGCGCCTCTTCCACCGCCTCTACACCTTCCCTAAGCCCACGGTGGCGGCGGTGAACGGCCCGGCGGTGGCGGGAGGAGCGGGCCTGGCCACCGCCTGCGACCTGGTGGTCATGGACCAAGAGGCCAAGCTGGGCTACACCGAGGTAAAGATCGGCTTTGTGGCCGCCTTGGTCTCGGTGATCCTGGTGCGGGCCGTGGGGGAGAAGGTGGCCAAGGACCTCCTCCTCATGGGCAGGCTCATGGGGGCCGAGGAGGCCAAGGCTCTTGGGCTGGCGAACCGCGTGGCCCCTCCTGGCAAGGCTCTGGAGGAGGCTTTGGCCCTGGCGGAGGAGCTGGCCAAAAATGCCCCCACCTCCTTGCGCCTCAGCAAGGAGCTCCTCTTGGCCCTCCCGGGGATGGGCCTGGAGGACGGCTTCCGCCTGGCGGCCTTGGCCAACGCCTGGGTGCGGGAGACAGGGGACCTCAAGGAGGGCATCCGGGCCTTCTTTGAGAAGCGGCCCCCTAGGTTCTGA
- a CDS encoding glycerol-3-phosphate acyltransferase — translation MMFVLLPLSYALGALPLGYWLARRRGVDLRTASPYALGLETALKRLGLGLTLLTFLLDFLKGYLPLALGRALGLGFPELLALGVAVYLGHLYPLFFRDPWPLRAKGAGVLLGILAGLPLAPALGMVPVALALALYALTGYASLGALGLPLGLFGVALFGGFGLQEKLLSGLLFLLALWRYKENLGRILEGTEPRLGNPMPLPSERQVVCAFLIHPLTVEDFWQSPRFRWARPLVRLGLLRQAWMERLAELFRPMKVGEVRGVRTADGREVLCHLISAPLLPHQIKAKPELAVRRAIQGARLAKELGATVVGLGAFWSVVGEKGKRVQEAVPGIEVTNGGAYTAGTVKAAIPGILAHFAQGGKELGNTTAAVVGANGVVAFGIARQIAPLVGRLILVGRDRERLEKSAESLRKNLERKGKAPEIQVTTEVTAIREADLVFTATSDPNPVIYPEHVKPGAWIYDEGVPPDVHPSVKKVPGVRVIPGGVVRLPGRAKATLDLHFGSPDQVPACLAETMILAAEEAFDRKSLGGEVKAENIQFFVERAEALGFKVVE, via the coding sequence ATGATGTTCGTCCTTTTGCCCCTTTCCTATGCCCTGGGCGCCTTGCCCTTGGGGTACTGGCTGGCCAGGCGGCGGGGGGTGGACTTGCGCACGGCAAGCCCCTACGCCCTGGGCTTGGAAACCGCCCTGAAGCGGCTGGGCTTGGGACTCACCCTCTTGACCTTTCTCCTGGACTTCCTCAAGGGGTACCTGCCCCTGGCCTTGGGCCGGGCCTTGGGCCTTGGTTTTCCGGAGCTTTTGGCCCTGGGGGTGGCGGTTTACCTGGGCCACCTTTATCCCCTCTTCTTCCGCGATCCCTGGCCCCTCCGGGCTAAGGGGGCGGGGGTGCTCCTCGGGATCCTGGCGGGTTTACCTTTGGCTCCGGCCCTAGGGATGGTGCCCGTGGCCCTGGCCCTCGCCCTCTACGCCCTCACGGGGTACGCCTCCTTGGGGGCCCTGGGGCTTCCCCTGGGCCTCTTTGGGGTCGCCCTCTTCGGCGGGTTTGGACTTCAGGAGAAGCTTCTTTCCGGCCTCCTCTTCCTCCTCGCCCTTTGGCGCTACAAGGAGAACCTGGGCCGTATCCTGGAAGGCACCGAGCCCAGGCTCGGTAACCCCATGCCCTTGCCCTCGGAAAGGCAGGTGGTCTGCGCCTTCCTCATCCATCCCCTTACGGTGGAGGATTTCTGGCAAAGCCCCCGCTTCCGCTGGGCCCGTCCTCTGGTGCGCCTGGGGCTTTTGCGGCAGGCCTGGATGGAACGTTTGGCGGAGCTTTTCCGCCCCATGAAGGTGGGGGAGGTGAGGGGAGTGAGGACGGCGGATGGCCGGGAGGTTCTGTGCCACCTCATCTCCGCTCCCCTTCTGCCCCACCAGATCAAGGCTAAGCCGGAGCTGGCGGTAAGGCGGGCCATCCAAGGGGCCAGGCTCGCCAAGGAGCTTGGGGCCACGGTGGTGGGCCTGGGAGCCTTCTGGAGCGTGGTGGGGGAGAAGGGCAAAAGGGTACAGGAGGCGGTGCCGGGTATAGAGGTGACGAACGGGGGGGCCTACACCGCGGGCACCGTCAAAGCCGCCATCCCCGGTATCCTGGCCCACTTTGCCCAAGGCGGCAAGGAACTGGGAAACACCACGGCGGCGGTGGTGGGGGCGAACGGGGTGGTGGCCTTCGGCATCGCCCGACAGATCGCCCCTCTGGTGGGCAGGCTCATCCTGGTGGGCCGGGACCGGGAGCGCCTGGAGAAGTCAGCGGAAAGCCTTCGGAAAAACCTGGAGCGAAAGGGGAAAGCGCCTGAGATCCAGGTGACCACCGAGGTGACCGCCATTCGGGAGGCGGATTTGGTCTTCACCGCCACCAGCGATCCGAACCCGGTGATCTACCCTGAACACGTGAAGCCAGGGGCCTGGATCTATGACGAGGGCGTGCCCCCCGACGTGCATCCTTCGGTTAAAAAGGTACCTGGGGTCAGGGTCATCCCCGGGGGTGTGGTGCGGCTTCCCGGGAGGGCCAAGGCTACCCTAGACCTTCACTTCGGTTCCCCCGACCAGGTGCCCGCCTGCTTGGCCGAGACCATGATTCTGGCGGCGGAGGAGGCCTTTGATCGCAAGAGCCTGGGGGGCGAGGTGAAGGCGGAGAACATCCAGTTCTTCGTGGAGCGGGCCGAGGCCTTGGGATTTAAGGTGGTGGAGTGA
- a CDS encoding DUF3234 domain-containing protein — MDLSGPWYILEGEPGEHLVLEVLGQRLSGIWTSEALAQSFLARHPELGMRVSALESPALKEAFLRALGMLKVDGVLVDYEPGAHRARMARVEVLLEEVRRA; from the coding sequence ATGGATCTCTCGGGGCCCTGGTACATCCTGGAGGGGGAGCCTGGGGAACACCTTGTGTTGGAGGTCTTGGGGCAGAGGCTTTCCGGTATCTGGACTTCCGAGGCCCTGGCCCAGAGCTTCCTGGCCCGGCATCCTGAGCTAGGGATGCGGGTAAGTGCCCTGGAAAGCCCTGCCTTGAAGGAAGCCTTCCTCAGGGCCTTGGGCATGCTCAAGGTGGATGGGGTCCTGGTGGATTACGAACCCGGGGCCCACCGGGCCCGGATGGCCCGGGTGGAGGTACTTTTAGAGGAGGTGCGGCGTGCGTAG
- a CDS encoding aspartate-semialdehyde dehydrogenase, with product MRVAVVGATGAVGQEMLKVLEARNFPLSKLRLYASPRSAGRTISFRGEAIPVEPLPEGPLPVDLVLASAGGSLSKALAPVWAQGGALVIDNSSAWRYEPQVPLVVPEVNRQEIFRHQGIIANPNCTTAILAMALWPLHRAFRAKRVIVATYQAASGAGAKGMEELLHETHRYLHGEAPKAEVFAHPLPFNVLPHIDAFQENGYTREEMKVVWETHKIFGDASLRISATAVRVPTLRAHAEAVSVEFERPVTPEAAREVLAQAPGVEVVDEPQARRYPMPLTASGKWAVEVGRIRQSLAFDNGLDFFVVGDQLLKGAALNAVQIAEEWLKGP from the coding sequence ACTTTCCCTTGAGCAAACTGAGGCTGTACGCCTCCCCCCGCTCCGCGGGCAGGACCATCTCCTTCCGGGGGGAAGCCATCCCGGTGGAGCCCCTCCCCGAGGGGCCCTTGCCCGTGGACCTGGTCTTGGCGAGCGCCGGGGGTTCCCTCTCCAAGGCCCTGGCCCCGGTCTGGGCCCAAGGGGGAGCCTTGGTGATCGACAACTCCAGCGCCTGGCGCTACGAGCCCCAGGTGCCCCTGGTGGTGCCGGAGGTGAACCGCCAGGAGATCTTCCGGCACCAGGGCATCATCGCCAACCCCAACTGCACCACGGCCATCCTGGCCATGGCCCTCTGGCCGTTGCACCGGGCCTTCCGGGCCAAGAGGGTCATCGTGGCCACCTACCAGGCGGCCAGCGGCGCGGGGGCCAAGGGGATGGAGGAGCTCCTCCACGAGACCCACCGCTACCTCCACGGGGAGGCCCCCAAGGCTGAGGTCTTCGCCCACCCCCTGCCCTTCAACGTCCTCCCCCACATCGACGCCTTCCAGGAAAACGGCTACACCCGGGAGGAGATGAAGGTGGTGTGGGAGACCCACAAGATCTTCGGGGATGCCTCCCTCCGCATCAGCGCCACCGCGGTGCGGGTGCCCACCCTGAGGGCCCACGCGGAGGCGGTGAGCGTGGAGTTCGAGCGCCCTGTTACCCCGGAGGCGGCCCGGGAGGTCCTGGCCCAGGCCCCCGGGGTGGAGGTGGTGGACGAACCCCAGGCCCGGCGCTACCCCATGCCCCTCACGGCCAGCGGCAAGTGGGCGGTGGAGGTGGGCAGGATCCGGCAAAGCCTGGCCTTTGACAACGGCCTGGACTTCTTCGTGGTGGGGGACCAGCTCCTGAAGGGGGCGGCCCTCAATGCGGTGCAGATCGCCGAGGAGTGGCTTAAGGGACCTTAA